The following proteins come from a genomic window of Herpetosiphon gulosus:
- the carA gene encoding glutamine-hydrolyzing carbamoyl-phosphate synthase small subunit, which yields MTRALLALEDGRTFWGRAVGARGERAGEVVFNTSMTGYAEILTDPSYRGQLVTLTASHIGNYGIDEVDLEAAMPWAEALIVRSFTERPSNWRSRESLSELLARRGVMAVADLDTRALTRHIRAAGAMRAVLSTEDLDPASLVAKAQAIPVMEGRDLASDVGTQSIYEWNEGTPADFTTLQLAIPEQLHNRHVVVYDFGVKRNTLRRLVDLGCKVTVVPNRTSAEATLALKPDGILISNGPGDPATLEYAVETIRQLIGNVPVFGICLGHQLIGQALGGTTFKLPFGHHAGNHPVCDTSTGKVRITAQNHGFALDPASLPSDVQVTEVSGNDQTCEGLQHRSLPVFSVQYHPEAGPGPHDGDEHFRRFINLVDQQRN from the coding sequence ATGACACGCGCATTACTGGCATTGGAAGATGGACGCACCTTTTGGGGGCGGGCTGTCGGTGCACGCGGCGAACGTGCAGGTGAAGTTGTATTCAATACCAGCATGACTGGCTACGCTGAAATTTTGACCGATCCTTCGTATCGCGGTCAGTTAGTAACCTTAACCGCCTCGCATATTGGCAATTATGGCATTGATGAGGTTGATCTTGAGGCGGCCATGCCTTGGGCCGAAGCCTTGATCGTGCGTTCATTTACCGAGCGACCATCCAATTGGCGTTCGCGCGAATCTCTCAGCGAGCTATTAGCACGGCGCGGTGTTATGGCGGTGGCTGATTTAGATACCCGGGCCTTGACTCGCCATATTCGGGCAGCAGGGGCAATGCGGGCGGTGCTCTCAACCGAGGATCTTGATCCGGCTAGTTTGGTCGCCAAAGCCCAAGCCATCCCTGTGATGGAGGGCCGCGATTTGGCCAGCGATGTGGGAACCCAAAGCATCTATGAGTGGAATGAAGGCACGCCTGCCGATTTCACTACCTTGCAACTGGCGATTCCTGAGCAATTGCACAATCGCCATGTCGTAGTTTACGATTTCGGGGTCAAACGTAACACCCTGCGGCGCTTGGTTGACCTTGGTTGTAAAGTCACGGTTGTGCCCAATCGCACTTCAGCCGAAGCGACCCTCGCCCTAAAACCAGATGGCATTTTGATTTCGAATGGGCCAGGCGACCCTGCGACATTGGAGTATGCGGTCGAAACAATTCGTCAGTTGATCGGCAACGTGCCAGTGTTTGGCATCTGCCTTGGGCATCAATTGATTGGCCAAGCTTTGGGCGGCACAACCTTCAAATTGCCCTTTGGTCATCACGCTGGCAACCACCCAGTTTGTGATACTAGCACTGGCAAAGTTCGGATCACTGCCCAAAATCATGGCTTCGCACTCGATCCGGCCAGCTTGCCCAGCGATGTACAAGTGACCGAAGTTAGTGGCAATGACCAAACCTGCGAAGGCTTGCAACACAGGAGCTTACCAGTTTTCAGCGTGCAATATCACCCTGAGGCTGGGCCTGGCCCACACGATGGCGATGAACACTTTCGGCGGTTTATCAACCTCGTTGATCAACAGCGTAACTAA
- a CDS encoding enoyl-CoA hydratase-related protein has product MTDTLLISKADNVTTLTINRPAVRNAVDQPTMDALRAEIEACEHDGTRCIVIAGAGGAFSSGADIMAALQSGGTANDVYRVLTESYGPTLLAIRQSSWPVIAAVDGVAAGIGSDLALACDLRLVSSRGRFSEIFIKVGLIPDGGGTYSLPRLIGLGRAMELMFTGAMVEAERALAWGMANAVFDEAHFANEVQAYAATIAAQAPLALTRGKRAMLAAQNDQSFADALRREAEYQREIFNSEDGFEGFQAFLQKRPPVWKGR; this is encoded by the coding sequence ATGACTGACACGCTTCTGATTAGCAAAGCCGACAATGTAACCACCCTAACGATTAATCGCCCAGCGGTGCGCAACGCCGTCGATCAGCCAACCATGGATGCGCTGCGAGCGGAAATTGAGGCTTGCGAGCATGATGGCACGCGTTGTATTGTGATTGCTGGCGCTGGTGGGGCATTTTCGTCGGGGGCCGATATTATGGCGGCGCTCCAATCTGGTGGCACGGCAAATGATGTATATCGGGTTTTAACCGAATCGTATGGCCCAACCCTGTTGGCAATTCGCCAATCGTCGTGGCCCGTGATTGCTGCCGTCGATGGTGTAGCCGCTGGCATTGGCTCGGATTTGGCGTTGGCCTGCGATTTGCGCTTGGTCTCAAGCCGTGGACGCTTCTCAGAAATTTTTATCAAAGTTGGCTTAATTCCCGATGGCGGTGGAACCTATTCGTTGCCGCGCTTGATTGGCCTTGGGCGGGCCATGGAATTGATGTTTACCGGGGCGATGGTAGAGGCTGAACGAGCTTTGGCTTGGGGTATGGCCAATGCAGTCTTTGATGAAGCACATTTTGCCAACGAGGTACAAGCTTATGCTGCGACGATTGCGGCACAGGCTCCTTTGGCGTTAACCCGGGGTAAACGTGCGATGTTGGCCGCCCAAAATGATCAAAGTTTTGCCGATGCGCTGCGGCGTGAAGCTGAATATCAACGCGAGATTTTTAATAGTGAGGATGGCTTTGAGGGCTTTCAGGCCTTCTTGCAAAAACGCCCACCTGTGTGGAAAGGACGATAA
- a CDS encoding response regulator gives MLVNPYSSDQQRSRFIWLMGIQAVLVVVLLIASTLLTVGMNRLRDRDETLLSYRVRLNDVNIALLSLHNNLRGYTSTGSEIFFTEMQKEQTVVAEGLQFLLVNPPDPSLPQVAEQIDHWLLNTYQPVLDAVANQEMLLAELTLEQGRPQIEAVVNTTTNLRTELRQRSEAYRNQIDTYNWIKLASIGLLCALIVVSMIVTVRFWRTQQHLIHEIEDKGSQLLQSNHELNFNTNQLSIINSILGVRINESRVLREISDYLVNNPTPNEAYSFVAQTVGNVLNTWCSIALRLPPPREEFLDVVASYHSLPSRQAYIDQMVQTVQFRIDNGLYSPVFTERAPLVELFNVPVEQRHPNYLTNEVREHLEPFTLYSYIAVPIKIQDEAVGLISAASDSPERLFDHDQTLFVRQVADRLAAWLENIQLFYLLKQQANELQTSFDSLDDIVVAYDSRGHQTRINEAGTQFFAGRHFDFLSTNLVWRTAKGNVLGFDEHPIQQALAGTTVRDVEVSLARSDGVPIIHEVSVSPLRSADGSIEGIVLVARDLSARKELDRLKEELVANMSHELRTPLTAILGYSELLLKRRTEVLTPWHTTKIEGIRTGGQRLLSLVNDLLDIAKLDAGRIELQRQTTMINSLLQEQVAILQPMIREKHQTLTLQLGEHLPLLMIDPERIGQAVTNLLSNAIKFTPEQGTITLTSTALIIDEHGQVAWLDQVLATEVPPMLAGQYVLIQVSDSGVGVPAEALVKLWDRFYQVEGGSTRRFGGTGLGLSIVQQLVELHGGRTWATSAGENQGSSFTIMLPVSRGTQFVSLNHGLRRSILVIENDQQTAQNLEEQLQAAGFEVIVAADRHSALAWANKHSPAAITLDLLMPNSESWETLAALREIDHLAQVPVLIASDASVYNELPGVGVSTYVVKPIDSQILIRIIRQLIGAQSQAGFILVVDDDYDMAELLCATLQEHGYVTQASYDGAAALDLIQKGNYPQLILLDLMMPVVDGFQLLEKLRANPETRNIPVIIVTARDLTNEEIRQLRQAAQAIQTKHTLSMRKLVAEVQRFAPLKESDTP, from the coding sequence GTGCTAGTTAACCCGTATAGCTCAGATCAACAACGCTCACGCTTTATCTGGTTAATGGGCATTCAAGCGGTCTTGGTGGTTGTGTTGCTGATTGCCTCAACCCTCTTGACGGTTGGCATGAACCGTTTGCGTGATCGTGATGAAACCTTGCTGAGCTATCGGGTGCGTTTAAACGACGTTAATATTGCCCTTTTATCGCTCCACAATAATTTGCGCGGCTATACCAGCACTGGCTCAGAGATTTTCTTCACTGAAATGCAAAAAGAACAGACAGTTGTCGCCGAAGGCTTACAATTTCTTTTAGTTAATCCGCCCGATCCCAGCTTGCCTCAAGTGGCTGAGCAAATCGATCACTGGCTGCTTAATACCTATCAGCCAGTGCTTGATGCGGTGGCCAACCAAGAAATGCTGTTGGCCGAATTGACACTTGAGCAAGGTCGCCCACAAATCGAAGCGGTGGTTAACACGACAACCAATTTACGCACTGAATTGCGCCAACGCTCGGAAGCCTATCGTAACCAAATTGATACCTACAATTGGATCAAACTGGCTTCAATTGGCTTGCTCTGTGCATTAATTGTGGTCTCGATGATTGTAACGGTGCGCTTCTGGCGCACTCAACAGCACTTAATTCATGAGATTGAAGATAAAGGCAGCCAACTGCTACAAAGCAACCATGAATTAAATTTCAATACCAATCAACTCTCAATTATCAACAGTATTTTGGGTGTGCGGATCAACGAGTCGCGGGTGTTACGCGAAATCAGCGATTATTTGGTCAATAATCCTACTCCAAATGAGGCTTATAGCTTTGTGGCCCAAACCGTTGGCAATGTGCTGAATACCTGGTGTAGCATTGCGCTACGTTTGCCCCCGCCCCGCGAAGAATTTCTCGATGTGGTAGCTTCGTATCATTCGCTGCCCAGCCGCCAAGCCTACATCGACCAAATGGTGCAAACAGTGCAATTTCGCATCGATAACGGCCTGTATTCGCCAGTCTTTACCGAGCGTGCTCCCTTGGTTGAGCTATTCAATGTGCCAGTTGAGCAACGTCACCCCAACTATTTGACCAACGAGGTGCGCGAACACTTGGAGCCGTTTACGCTCTATTCGTATATTGCTGTGCCGATTAAAATTCAGGATGAAGCAGTTGGTCTGATTTCAGCCGCTTCGGATTCACCTGAACGGCTGTTTGACCATGATCAAACCTTGTTTGTGCGCCAAGTGGCTGATCGTTTGGCCGCTTGGCTCGAAAATATTCAATTATTTTATTTGCTCAAACAACAGGCCAATGAGCTGCAAACCAGTTTCGATAGCCTCGACGATATTGTGGTAGCCTACGATAGCCGTGGTCATCAAACTCGAATCAATGAGGCTGGCACGCAGTTTTTTGCTGGTCGCCACTTCGATTTTCTTTCGACTAATTTGGTTTGGCGCACGGCTAAAGGCAATGTTTTGGGCTTCGATGAGCATCCGATTCAGCAGGCTTTGGCTGGCACAACCGTGCGTGATGTTGAAGTTTCGTTAGCGCGTTCCGATGGTGTGCCAATTATTCACGAAGTCAGCGTTTCGCCGCTGCGATCTGCTGATGGTTCAATTGAAGGCATTGTTCTGGTGGCGCGAGATTTAAGCGCTCGCAAGGAGCTTGATCGGCTCAAAGAAGAACTTGTAGCCAATATGAGCCACGAGTTGCGCACCCCGCTCACCGCCATTTTGGGCTATAGCGAATTGCTGCTCAAACGCCGCACCGAAGTGCTCACGCCTTGGCATACCACCAAAATTGAAGGCATTCGTACTGGCGGCCAACGCTTGTTAAGTCTCGTCAATGATCTGCTGGATATTGCCAAGCTTGATGCTGGCCGGATCGAGTTGCAACGCCAAACCACCATGATCAACAGCCTGCTGCAAGAACAAGTGGCGATTTTGCAGCCGATGATTCGTGAGAAACACCAAACCCTAACCCTGCAACTGGGCGAACATCTGCCCTTGCTAATGATCGATCCTGAGCGGATTGGCCAAGCAGTGACCAATTTGTTGAGCAATGCGATTAAATTTACACCAGAACAAGGCACAATCACCCTAACCTCGACCGCCTTGATTATCGATGAGCATGGCCAAGTTGCATGGCTGGATCAAGTATTGGCGACCGAAGTGCCGCCGATGTTGGCAGGCCAATATGTCTTGATTCAGGTCAGCGATAGCGGGGTTGGCGTGCCAGCCGAAGCACTGGTGAAATTGTGGGATCGTTTTTATCAAGTTGAGGGTGGCTCGACGCGGCGTTTTGGCGGTACAGGCTTAGGTTTATCGATCGTTCAGCAATTAGTTGAATTGCATGGTGGCCGCACCTGGGCTACCAGCGCTGGCGAAAATCAAGGCAGCAGCTTCACGATTATGTTGCCAGTTAGCCGAGGAACCCAATTTGTGAGCCTCAATCATGGCTTGCGGCGTTCGATTTTGGTGATTGAAAACGATCAACAAACAGCCCAAAATTTGGAAGAACAATTGCAAGCAGCTGGTTTTGAAGTGATTGTGGCCGCCGATCGTCATAGTGCTTTGGCTTGGGCCAACAAGCATTCGCCAGCGGCAATCACCCTCGATTTGCTCATGCCCAATAGCGAAAGCTGGGAAACTTTGGCAGCGTTGCGCGAAATTGACCATTTAGCGCAAGTTCCCGTCTTGATCGCAAGCGATGCTTCGGTATACAATGAGCTACCAGGGGTTGGGGTCTCCACATATGTAGTCAAGCCAATTGATAGCCAAATTCTAATTCGGATTATTCGTCAACTGATTGGGGCGCAAAGCCAAGCTGGGTTTATCTTGGTGGTTGATGATGATTATGATATGGCCGAACTGCTGTGTGCGACCTTGCAAGAGCATGGCTATGTTACTCAAGCCTCATATGATGGGGCGGCGGCGCTCGATCTGATTCAAAAAGGCAATTATCCTCAACTGATTTTGCTTGATCTGATGATGCCAGTGGTTGACGGCTTTCAGCTACTCGAAAAACTGCGGGCAAATCCCGAAACTCGCAATATTCCCGTGATCATTGTGACTGCCCGCGATTTAACCAATGAAGAAATTCGCCAATTGCGCCAAGCTGCGCAAGCCATTCAGACCAAACATACCCTCAGTATGCGTAAGCTGGTTGCTGAAGTCCAACGGTTTGCCCCGTTGAAGGAATCGGATACCCCATGA
- a CDS encoding sigma-70 family RNA polymerase sigma factor encodes MNSSVMTEFQQLHSETLESLHSRYHTMVLRTAYLILADWGHAEDVAQEVWMRVNRALMRFDPDRGAWSTWLHHITVNCCLSTRKRLSRWLGEQLRPETEQPQATTLDNLLRSEEEQVIWNAIGNLSLKLRSVIVLRYFHDLSYEQIAAILECPIGTVRSRLHTAHAQLRNHLEDV; translated from the coding sequence ATGAATTCATCTGTTATGACAGAATTTCAGCAATTGCACAGCGAAACACTCGAATCATTGCATAGTCGCTATCATACAATGGTACTCCGAACTGCCTACTTGATATTGGCAGATTGGGGCCATGCTGAAGATGTCGCCCAAGAAGTTTGGATGCGAGTTAATCGGGCGTTGATGCGCTTTGACCCTGACCGAGGAGCATGGTCAACTTGGTTGCATCACATCACGGTTAATTGCTGTTTAAGCACCCGCAAACGACTAAGCCGCTGGCTCGGCGAACAATTGCGGCCTGAGACAGAACAGCCTCAAGCCACGACCCTTGATAATTTGTTGCGCAGCGAGGAGGAGCAAGTTATCTGGAATGCTATTGGTAATTTATCGTTGAAATTACGCAGCGTCATCGTCTTGCGCTACTTTCACGACTTAAGTTATGAACAAATCGCAGCTATTTTAGAATGCCCAATTGGTACAGTGCGGTCGCGTTTACACACTGCCCATGCACAACTACGCAACCACTTGGAGGATGTATGA
- a CDS encoding N-acetylmuramoyl-L-alanine amidase, translating to MNQVAFWWVALVRTIRQPLRWLAWPAAIITALFVVAASAQTGERRSAAFEPVTTVLDTNALGRGNGQRTRITPDGIRPEPAGGMLITVPQQVNQFSDLLAAWRADVPLSATLQISLRVSSDGNSWSRWGLIEESHDFLDERDAADLHWGSPLFAGVATWWQAKIEFGPAPDGSLPTLRELQVHSVDVGALTPVVPETTAERATDVAKPPVVSRTGWGSPDGQGSRVPPAYYPVTHLVVHHTADANSLGGSEGWWGDRIRAIWSFHTFTRGWGDIGYNYLIAPDGTIFEGRAGGDNAVAFHDTGNYGSMGVSMVGTYASVPPTSTAQNSLVELLAWKAEQRGIDPLGRSYYYGCDISRYCGNAGAITPNIAGHRDVANDPVGYTSCPGNNLYGLLPTIRSRVQSRLSSTPDNGDMTIDDLESSFIRSTAQWYEANCGDGGHIFYTFATNDPAESSNSGRWRNTNIVAGNYRIFAHVPQNCGALNATQSARYTIWQNGVQIGERVLSQDTTTEWIEITTNALALSGQPVEVHLTDLTSEPLSANRKVIFDTVRWVKQDTQVNVALESVNYDRTSLAGGELLKVTFRVRNTGNVAIETQAPDAGSPNDNTIGYTYDEGECFLGNGNDAYPTYPKESGRFRLVLGGDGLTLDCAGDTGGYPWRWSIGGDLGPGEARDLVGYVRFRNHTTSPRQVTLRAGLVQEYVRYFSQNQASQTITINPENDAPQSSIYNDWQPQALVYELGTIPDDFLARTANPLSIPEGAFLGSFDWSGTRLDLADSGIFGRNDRFIVRQTRSFVAPVAGIYRFRINSDDGAWLWIDGTLLAEAHGLHPEREVIGERWLNAGEHRLGFKYFERTAQAVLSYDWQTPGSSDFSPIPVNIGAGATRYGNYFAPDVQMTIVADDHGGSGVASIRWRINGSDWAEDAGSSLTLTPSGGNFSLEYAARDLAGNLEATRSLSWQVDGSPPSSSISSATLEPSGAVRLNLNSSDADSGVRQIEISVRDQADGQWYVWTTLPPSSSTVFIGQPNHRYDFRSRAIDHVDNREPEHSSVDASATVPSTANVYRITAPIVSKN from the coding sequence ATGAACCAAGTAGCATTTTGGTGGGTTGCGTTAGTGCGTACCATTCGCCAGCCATTGCGTTGGCTGGCTTGGCCTGCGGCCATTATTACGGCATTGTTTGTGGTTGCGGCTTCAGCCCAAACTGGCGAACGCCGTTCGGCAGCATTCGAGCCAGTGACGACCGTTCTGGATACCAACGCCTTGGGCCGTGGCAATGGGCAGCGTACTCGCATCACACCAGATGGAATTCGGCCTGAACCTGCTGGCGGAATGTTAATCACGGTGCCGCAACAGGTCAATCAATTTAGTGATTTATTGGCAGCATGGCGAGCCGATGTGCCGCTTTCGGCAACTTTGCAAATTTCACTGCGGGTTTCCAGCGATGGCAATAGCTGGTCGCGCTGGGGCTTAATTGAAGAATCACACGATTTTTTGGATGAGCGCGATGCCGCCGATTTGCATTGGGGTTCGCCGCTCTTTGCTGGCGTGGCAACTTGGTGGCAAGCTAAAATTGAGTTTGGGCCGGCTCCCGATGGTAGTTTGCCAACCCTGCGCGAATTGCAGGTGCATAGCGTCGATGTTGGTGCATTAACCCCCGTTGTACCTGAAACAACTGCTGAACGAGCAACCGATGTTGCTAAACCGCCCGTGGTTAGTCGCACTGGTTGGGGTAGCCCTGATGGCCAAGGCAGCCGTGTGCCCCCAGCCTACTATCCAGTGACCCATTTGGTCGTGCACCATACCGCTGATGCCAATAGCTTGGGCGGGAGCGAAGGCTGGTGGGGCGATCGGATTCGGGCGATTTGGTCGTTTCATACCTTTACCCGGGGTTGGGGCGATATTGGCTATAACTACCTGATTGCGCCCGATGGCACGATTTTCGAGGGTCGGGCTGGTGGCGATAATGCGGTGGCATTTCACGATACTGGTAATTATGGTTCGATGGGCGTTTCGATGGTCGGAACCTACGCCAGCGTGCCGCCAACCAGCACTGCCCAAAATAGCTTGGTTGAATTGTTGGCATGGAAAGCCGAGCAACGTGGGATCGATCCGTTGGGCCGTTCGTATTACTATGGCTGCGATATTTCGCGCTATTGCGGCAATGCTGGAGCGATTACGCCCAATATTGCAGGTCATCGCGATGTCGCGAATGATCCAGTTGGCTATACTTCCTGCCCGGGGAATAATCTCTATGGCTTATTGCCAACCATTCGTTCGCGGGTGCAATCGCGTTTGAGCAGCACGCCCGATAACGGCGATATGACGATTGATGATCTGGAATCGAGTTTTATTCGCTCGACGGCACAATGGTATGAGGCTAATTGTGGCGACGGCGGCCATATTTTTTACACTTTTGCCACGAATGACCCCGCTGAGAGTAGCAATAGTGGTCGCTGGCGTAATACCAATATTGTTGCTGGCAATTATCGGATTTTTGCCCATGTGCCCCAAAATTGTGGAGCACTCAATGCAACGCAGAGTGCTCGCTACACAATTTGGCAAAATGGCGTGCAAATTGGCGAGCGGGTGTTGAGCCAAGATACCACCACCGAGTGGATTGAAATTACCACCAATGCGCTGGCGTTGTCGGGCCAGCCAGTCGAGGTGCACCTAACCGATTTGACCAGTGAGCCATTGAGTGCCAATCGCAAGGTGATTTTCGATACGGTGCGCTGGGTCAAACAAGATACTCAAGTCAATGTAGCACTCGAATCGGTTAATTATGATCGCACAAGCTTGGCTGGTGGCGAATTGCTCAAAGTAACGTTTCGAGTACGCAACACTGGCAATGTGGCGATTGAAACCCAAGCTCCCGACGCAGGCAGCCCTAACGATAACACTATAGGCTATACCTACGACGAAGGCGAATGTTTCCTTGGCAATGGCAACGATGCCTATCCGACCTATCCCAAGGAATCGGGGCGTTTTCGGCTGGTGCTTGGCGGCGATGGTCTGACGCTCGATTGTGCTGGTGATACTGGTGGGTATCCATGGCGTTGGAGCATTGGCGGCGACCTTGGGCCTGGCGAGGCTCGCGATTTGGTGGGCTATGTGCGTTTTCGTAACCATACCACCAGTCCGCGCCAAGTAACCCTGCGAGCAGGGCTGGTCCAAGAATATGTGCGTTATTTCAGCCAAAATCAAGCCAGCCAAACCATCACAATCAATCCCGAAAATGATGCTCCCCAATCGTCGATCTATAACGATTGGCAACCCCAAGCTTTGGTTTATGAGCTGGGCACAATTCCCGATGATTTTCTGGCGCGAACTGCTAACCCACTTTCGATTCCTGAAGGGGCGTTTTTGGGCAGCTTTGATTGGAGCGGTACCCGCCTCGATTTGGCTGATAGCGGGATTTTTGGCCGTAATGATCGCTTTATTGTGCGCCAAACCCGTAGTTTTGTCGCGCCTGTTGCTGGAATCTATCGCTTCCGGATTAATTCAGATGATGGCGCTTGGCTTTGGATTGATGGCACGCTGTTGGCCGAGGCCCATGGCCTACACCCTGAGCGCGAGGTGATTGGCGAGCGTTGGTTGAATGCTGGCGAACATCGGCTGGGCTTTAAATATTTCGAGCGCACTGCTCAAGCCGTGTTGAGCTACGATTGGCAAACGCCTGGCAGCAGCGATTTCAGCCCGATTCCAGTGAATATTGGCGCTGGGGCAACCCGCTATGGCAACTATTTTGCCCCGGATGTTCAAATGACCATCGTTGCTGATGATCATGGTGGTTCGGGCGTGGCTAGCATTCGTTGGCGGATAAACGGCAGCGATTGGGCCGAGGATGCAGGCAGCAGCTTGACCCTGACCCCAAGCGGCGGCAACTTCAGCTTAGAATATGCAGCCCGCGATCTGGCTGGTAATTTGGAAGCAACCCGTAGCCTTAGTTGGCAAGTTGATGGTAGCCCGCCTAGCTCAAGCATTAGCAGCGCCACGCTTGAGCCAAGTGGAGCCGTGCGTCTGAATCTGAATAGCAGTGATGCTGATAGCGGTGTGCGCCAAATTGAAATTAGCGTGCGCGATCAAGCTGATGGACAATGGTATGTTTGGACGACGCTGCCGCCGAGCAGTTCGACCGTGTTTATTGGTCAACCTAATCATCGCTACGATTTTCGCAGCCGGGCGATCGATCATGTTGATAATCGCGAGCCTGAGCATAGCAGCGTTGATGCCAGCGCCACTGTGCCCAGCACTGCCAATGTTTATCGCATAACTGCGCCGATTGTTAGCAAAAACTAG